The following proteins are co-located in the Gloeocapsa sp. PCC 7428 genome:
- a CDS encoding GNAT family N-acetyltransferase, whose protein sequence is MTISTNLHLPANFTSDQNCQFEIRAAQIEDVPGLTDILADSFHSQEGVLGWAYPFLKLGIYEDLRNRLRTTTRHHICLVAADCSVKGDRLAGIVELSLRSKNPFTNQRFPYISNLAVRRHYRRRGVAQQMLLKCEQIALVWEYQDLYLHVLENNHQARQLYCKLGYQLEQVDFNWSTWLLGRPRQILLHKQLEAGCMR, encoded by the coding sequence TTGACAATTTCAACTAACTTGCATTTACCAGCAAACTTTACTTCTGACCAAAATTGCCAATTTGAAATTCGTGCGGCGCAAATTGAAGACGTACCAGGTTTGACTGACATTCTAGCCGACAGCTTTCACTCGCAGGAGGGTGTTCTCGGCTGGGCTTATCCTTTCTTGAAGCTAGGAATCTACGAAGATCTCCGTAATCGATTACGCACAACAACGCGACATCATATTTGTTTAGTCGCTGCCGATTGTAGCGTCAAAGGCGATCGCTTAGCCGGAATTGTCGAATTGTCGCTGCGGTCAAAAAATCCTTTTACTAACCAGCGGTTTCCTTATATCTCTAACTTAGCGGTTCGTCGTCATTATCGCCGTCGTGGAGTGGCGCAACAGATGCTATTAAAATGCGAACAAATCGCGCTAGTGTGGGAATATCAGGATCTCTATCTACACGTATTAGAAAATAATCATCAAGCTCGTCAATTGTACTGTAAGTTAGGCTATCAATTGGAGCAAGTTGATTTTAACTGGAGTACTTGGCTACTCGGACGACCGCGCCAAATTTTGCTACACAAACAGCTTGAGGCTGGCTGTATGCGCTAA
- a CDS encoding ABC transporter permease: MSRIKALQYYILARLLLAPLMIWTIVTVVFFLLRVLPWLLQSTIGDPVDAVLGSRAPESVKEEYRQRLGLADPLWVQYLRYLGSLLRFDLGSSLTSQGEAVWDTIGRHFPATAELAVCSMAIALLIGITVGMLAASRPNSWLDVSGRLFGIITYALPMFWMGMLMQLLFAVQLGWFPIGDRFPASLFPPPGPTGLYTIDSLLAGDLTSFFTALYYLFLPSLTLGLLLSGIFERIVRVNLKQTLRADYVEAARARGIPERRILVAHALKNAMIPVITILGLTFASLLGGAILTEVTFSWPGLANRLYDAISLRDYPTVQGILVFFAVLVVIASIAIDILNAYIDPRIRY, from the coding sequence ATGTCTCGTATCAAAGCACTTCAGTATTACATTCTGGCGCGGTTGCTGCTTGCACCACTGATGATCTGGACGATTGTGACAGTGGTGTTTTTTCTGCTGCGAGTACTTCCCTGGTTACTACAATCAACGATTGGCGATCCCGTAGACGCGGTGCTAGGAAGTCGCGCCCCAGAGAGTGTGAAGGAAGAATATCGCCAGCGCTTAGGATTAGCCGATCCATTGTGGGTGCAGTATTTGCGTTATCTTGGCAGCTTACTTCGCTTTGATTTGGGTTCTTCGCTAACGAGTCAAGGCGAAGCTGTCTGGGATACGATTGGACGACATTTTCCCGCGACAGCGGAACTGGCGGTGTGTAGTATGGCGATCGCGCTGTTGATTGGCATTACAGTAGGGATGCTAGCAGCGTCGCGTCCTAACTCTTGGCTTGATGTTAGCGGACGCTTGTTTGGCATTATTACCTATGCGCTACCCATGTTTTGGATGGGAATGCTAATGCAATTGCTATTTGCAGTACAGCTAGGCTGGTTCCCCATTGGCGATCGCTTTCCGGCTTCTTTGTTTCCGCCCCCAGGTCCTACAGGGTTGTATACCATTGATAGCCTGCTTGCGGGAGATTTAACAAGTTTCTTCACCGCGCTGTATTATCTTTTCTTGCCGAGTTTGACATTGGGTTTGCTTTTAAGCGGTATTTTTGAGCGAATCGTGCGCGTCAATCTCAAGCAAACGCTGCGTGCAGATTATGTAGAAGCCGCGCGCGCGCGAGGAATTCCTGAAAGGCGTATTTTAGTCGCCCATGCGCTGAAAAATGCGATGATTCCCGTGATTACAATTTTGGGACTGACGTTTGCATCGTTGCTTGGCGGGGCGATTTTAACTGAGGTAACATTTTCTTGGCCTGGACTTGCGAATCGACTTTACGACGCTATTTCGCTGCGCGATTATCCAACAGTGCAAGGTATACTCGTGTTTTTTGCCGTTTTAGTGGTGATTGCGAGTATTGCGATCGATATTTTGAATGCTTATATTGACCCGCGAATTCGATATTGA
- a CDS encoding ABC transporter substrate-binding protein, whose amino-acid sequence MNWLVSRRRLWSLGKFIGLSLLCCLLVVSCNNRPPGTTSAVSTTSAGNSTRLVVGTTLRPRTLDPADNYELAGSNIMTSLSDRLYTYAVGTGELVPQLATALPQVSADGLTYTIPVRQGVVFHDGTAFNAEAMAFSLNRFIQNGGKPASLLSDVVDSVQASGEYELTIRLKNAFAAFPSLLAFSGLCAVSPQAYEIGTGKFKPREFVGTGPYRLVQFTPNLIRMDVFDKYWGEKPANQGIDFQILSSSANLFNSFRTGQVDIAYQTFDPEQVQSLKQQAQSNGWQALEEKSNVVTHLGLNVKQQPLDNPVVRRAIAAMIDRPLITQRVYQQQAEPLYSMIPNTFDSYKPVFQTTYGDGNVEQAKALLAQAGYTSANPLTLEIAYPAYSLTREQVASTLQEYGSQRLDGAVQIQTKAEEGATFFANISKGVYQAVLLDWYPDFGDADNYIHPFLSCTQGNATAGCEQGASQSQGLFYYSDRMNQLIEQQRQEQNPQTRAALFAQIQDLIAQDVPAIPLVQNKDYAFGQQTIQGLQVDPILKLPLWDIAKGASG is encoded by the coding sequence ATGAATTGGTTGGTATCTCGCAGGCGCTTGTGGTCGTTAGGAAAATTTATCGGCTTGTCGCTGTTGTGTTGCCTTTTGGTTGTGAGTTGTAACAATCGTCCACCAGGCACAACATCAGCTGTTAGTACAACAAGTGCAGGTAATAGTACCCGCTTGGTTGTCGGTACAACCCTTAGACCACGTACTCTCGATCCCGCAGATAATTATGAACTTGCGGGTTCTAATATTATGACGAGCTTGAGCGATCGCCTGTACACATACGCCGTTGGTACGGGTGAATTAGTGCCTCAACTCGCAACAGCTTTACCGCAAGTGAGTGCAGACGGGTTAACGTACACAATTCCTGTACGTCAAGGAGTTGTGTTCCATGATGGTACTGCCTTTAATGCCGAAGCAATGGCGTTTTCGCTCAATCGTTTTATTCAAAACGGCGGGAAACCCGCATCTTTATTATCAGATGTCGTCGATTCGGTGCAAGCGTCAGGAGAATACGAACTGACAATTCGGCTCAAAAATGCTTTTGCGGCGTTTCCTTCGTTACTCGCGTTTTCGGGATTGTGCGCCGTATCGCCGCAAGCGTATGAAATTGGCACAGGAAAATTTAAACCGCGAGAATTTGTGGGAACAGGTCCCTATCGGTTAGTGCAGTTCACGCCGAATTTGATTCGGATGGATGTGTTTGATAAATACTGGGGCGAAAAACCAGCAAATCAAGGCATTGACTTTCAGATTCTATCAAGTTCTGCCAACTTATTTAATTCTTTCCGTACAGGTCAAGTCGATATCGCGTATCAAACCTTTGACCCAGAACAAGTGCAGAGTTTGAAACAGCAAGCGCAGTCTAACGGTTGGCAGGCACTAGAAGAAAAAAGCAACGTTGTTACACATTTAGGTTTAAATGTCAAGCAACAACCATTAGATAATCCGGTAGTGCGACGCGCGATCGCGGCAATGATTGACCGTCCACTAATTACGCAGCGCGTTTATCAACAGCAAGCCGAACCGCTGTACAGCATGATTCCTAATACATTCGATAGCTACAAGCCAGTTTTTCAAACAACTTATGGCGATGGAAACGTCGAACAGGCAAAAGCCTTATTAGCTCAAGCAGGTTACACAAGTGCGAATCCTTTAACTTTAGAAATTGCGTATCCAGCCTATTCGCTAACCCGCGAACAAGTGGCGAGTACGCTACAAGAGTACGGTTCGCAGCGACTTGATGGTGCTGTACAAATTCAAACGAAAGCTGAAGAAGGAGCAACATTTTTCGCCAATATCTCGAAGGGAGTCTATCAAGCCGTTTTACTCGACTGGTATCCTGACTTTGGCGATGCGGATAACTACATTCACCCATTTTTGAGTTGTACGCAAGGTAATGCAACTGCTGGATGCGAGCAAGGTGCAAGTCAAAGCCAAGGGTTATTTTATTACAGCGATCGCATGAATCAACTGATCGAACAACAACGCCAAGAACAAAATCCCCAAACCCGTGCCGCACTCTTCGCTCAAATTCAAGACTTGATCGCCCAAGATGTCCCCGCAATTCCTTTAGTCCAAAACAAGGATTATGCTTTCGGTCAACAAACGATTCAAGGCTTACAAGTAGACCCGATCCTCAAACTTCCTTTATGGGATATCGCAAAAGGAGCCAGTGGCTAG